The following are encoded in a window of Acidicapsa ligni genomic DNA:
- a CDS encoding SIR2 family protein produces MPLMPLDEFLRLFPIRASSLAWFLGAGASASARLPTAGDLIWRFKRTLYCTSAKVDPRTCDDLGNEVVRARLQRYLDGTGKYPALNAPEEYASYFEQTYPAPEDRRRFIETMLQGATPSFGHHILAALMKADKTRLVWTTNFDRLVEDAAATAYGSTSALTVSTIDSSAVAIRALNDGSWPLLGKLHGDFQSVALKNTTDELKNQESALRAALIESCKRFGLIVAGYSGRDESVMNALEEAVSYPNAYPGGLFWVLRSGSPVYSRVEALVAHAQSAGIQAALIETETFDELMGDLAQQVEDLPSGLLETLNKMRSKVSNVSLPAPGTGWPVVRMNAVPILSWPKECRKFDAKIGGAKELRELLRAETAELVAVRSQHGVLAFGADAEVHRVFAAHKPDKLDLHSIEASRLWRETNELNLLRNALVHGLIQNMPLIVWAGRGVHEIHIDPASANAPQLAPLRTALKVIAGTVPETDVKWSEGVSIRIEYRLGRLWMLLEPTVWFEKTKSDDERYICGDFVRERQARRYNRVADSILNAWLQVLLPGTQDAEIRAFYGQAGIEARFVISRRTAFTRRSL; encoded by the coding sequence ATGCCGTTGATGCCTCTCGATGAGTTTTTGCGGCTCTTTCCAATTCGCGCTTCGTCCCTGGCATGGTTCTTAGGTGCGGGCGCTTCTGCCTCAGCTCGATTGCCTACCGCGGGTGATCTAATTTGGCGGTTCAAGCGAACGCTGTACTGTACCAGCGCGAAGGTTGATCCAAGGACCTGCGATGACCTCGGCAATGAGGTCGTCCGTGCGCGTTTACAGCGATACCTCGATGGTACGGGCAAATATCCTGCGTTGAATGCGCCTGAGGAATACGCCTCCTATTTCGAGCAGACCTATCCTGCTCCTGAAGATCGGCGACGCTTTATCGAAACGATGTTGCAGGGGGCAACACCCTCGTTTGGGCATCACATTCTCGCTGCGTTGATGAAGGCAGACAAGACAAGGCTGGTGTGGACGACAAACTTTGATCGGTTGGTGGAGGATGCCGCGGCGACAGCCTACGGTTCCACATCTGCATTGACTGTCTCCACGATTGACTCCAGCGCAGTCGCTATCCGTGCGCTCAACGATGGAAGTTGGCCATTGCTGGGAAAGCTCCACGGCGATTTTCAGTCTGTGGCTCTCAAAAATACGACCGATGAGCTGAAAAACCAAGAAAGTGCGCTACGGGCCGCGCTCATCGAATCATGCAAGCGGTTCGGTTTGATCGTCGCTGGTTACAGTGGGCGCGACGAGAGCGTGATGAATGCCCTCGAAGAAGCGGTCTCCTACCCTAATGCCTATCCAGGTGGACTGTTCTGGGTGTTGCGTTCCGGTTCACCCGTATACTCCCGCGTAGAGGCGCTTGTGGCTCACGCGCAAAGTGCCGGCATCCAAGCGGCCTTGATCGAAACAGAAACATTTGATGAGTTGATGGGCGATTTGGCACAGCAGGTCGAAGACCTTCCGTCCGGCCTCTTGGAAACCCTTAATAAGATGCGGTCGAAGGTCAGCAATGTTTCGCTCCCGGCACCAGGAACTGGCTGGCCTGTAGTGAGAATGAATGCGGTCCCAATCTTAAGCTGGCCGAAGGAGTGCCGGAAATTTGATGCCAAGATCGGGGGAGCCAAGGAGCTACGCGAGCTACTTCGAGCGGAGACTGCAGAACTTGTTGCTGTGCGTTCTCAGCATGGCGTCCTAGCGTTTGGCGCCGATGCAGAAGTTCATCGCGTGTTTGCTGCCCACAAACCAGACAAGTTAGATCTGCATTCGATAGAAGCAAGCCGATTGTGGCGGGAGACAAATGAACTGAACCTCCTGCGGAATGCTTTGGTTCATGGATTGATTCAGAACATGCCTCTGATCGTCTGGGCAGGAAGGGGTGTTCACGAGATTCATATTGACCCTGCGTCTGCGAATGCGCCGCAGCTTGCGCCGCTTCGCACCGCACTCAAGGTGATTGCCGGAACGGTACCGGAGACGGACGTGAAGTGGTCTGAGGGTGTGTCGATCCGTATCGAATATCGGTTGGGGCGTTTATGGATGTTGCTGGAACCTACGGTTTGGTTCGAGAAGACCAAGAGCGACGACGAGCGATACATCTGCGGAGACTTCGTGAGGGAGCGGCAAGCGCGAAGATATAACCGGGTTGCAGACAGCATTCTCAATGCCTGGTTGCAGGTTTTGCTGCCCGGAACGCAGGATGCCGAGATTCGTGCCTTTTATGGTCAGGCGGGAATCGAGGCGCGCTTCGTGATTTCACGACGGACGGCATTTACGAGGAGGAGTTTATGA
- a CDS encoding ArdC family protein, translating to MKKSASIAKPSIYQTVTDRILASLKAGVIPWEKPWQTPHFTGGPFPRNFHTGKPYRGINVFLLWSSPYQSPFWLTFKQAQELKGNVRKGEKGTQIVFFKQLRDRKKEDENGEEDDRAPFVLCYYTVFNVEQCDGLTLPEIEQPTTAPEIDTDETCEAIVTGWENRPALHLDSPTECRAYYRPSNDSVHMPVRSRFVDAPHYYSTLFHELIHSTGHESRLHRTFGDRFGDDLYSKEELVAEMGAAFLCAIAEIANEHTDRNTTAYIQNWISKLEEDNRLIVHAAANAQRAVDFILGSTFAEETEEDAANLVTLPPPNNGTAELAEVA from the coding sequence ATGAAGAAGTCAGCCAGCATCGCCAAGCCCAGCATCTACCAGACCGTCACCGACCGCATCCTTGCCAGCCTGAAAGCTGGCGTCATTCCGTGGGAGAAGCCGTGGCAGACCCCGCACTTTACCGGAGGCCCGTTCCCCCGCAACTTCCATACCGGCAAACCGTACCGGGGCATCAATGTATTTCTGCTTTGGTCCAGCCCCTATCAATCCCCCTTCTGGCTCACCTTCAAACAGGCGCAGGAGCTAAAGGGCAATGTACGCAAGGGAGAGAAAGGGACGCAGATTGTTTTCTTCAAACAGCTACGCGACCGCAAGAAGGAAGATGAAAACGGCGAAGAAGACGACCGCGCCCCGTTCGTTCTTTGCTACTACACCGTGTTCAACGTGGAGCAGTGCGACGGCCTCACGCTACCCGAGATTGAACAGCCCACGACCGCCCCGGAGATCGACACGGACGAAACCTGCGAGGCCATCGTTACCGGATGGGAGAATCGCCCCGCGCTCCATCTCGACAGCCCCACCGAGTGCCGCGCTTACTACCGGCCCTCTAACGATTCCGTACACATGCCCGTCCGCTCCCGCTTCGTGGATGCGCCCCACTACTACAGCACCCTTTTCCACGAATTGATTCACAGCACCGGCCACGAGAGCCGCCTCCACCGCACCTTTGGCGACCGCTTTGGTGATGACCTCTACAGCAAGGAAGAACTAGTAGCCGAGATGGGCGCGGCCTTCCTTTGCGCCATCGCGGAGATTGCCAACGAGCACACCGACCGCAACACCACCGCCTATATCCAGAACTGGATTTCCAAGCTGGAAGAGGATAACCGCCTGATCGTTCACGCCGCCGCGAACGCTCAAAGAGCCGTTGATTTCATCCTCGGCAGTACGTTTGCGGAAGAGACGGAAGAAGACGCCGCCAACCTCGTTACGTTGCCACCGCCGAACAACGGTACTGCGGAACTTGCGGAGGTGGCGTAA
- a CDS encoding serine/threonine-protein kinase, with protein sequence MAEKEGLWQMDRNRIINKLAKATIQADKQRTTYQVSKELGRGGNGVAFVVKSATKELVAKFYIPPDARDLDESALKRFQREADLTAKVDHPYVLASEGIGTATVGAYKIPFYLMRRASKTWRELLPHGFGIGNLRELKTFLRVAQGVSYLHHKGIVHRDLKPPNVLIFDGIPKVSDLGIAHVMPESTDDSLLTLPAERLMNKDYYAPEQRHGDATKVNARADIYALGCILYELLSGISPTRPNLPPLAVLDKRLEPLDKILSRMMAHDPQKRYRYLDEAIEAIFWARLEIGDVPDAAPSTSDTDEALLRKLLGSNNRLHQEEAIKPALRLGQSALPILHEALGSRRLDVSSTAYEILGEIVHESSIPYLVSGLYPRRTSSKPRFPTGKVAALAIRKYSPDVRLNVLDTISDLVRPEDISQIIEGLDSKQAFNRVVALESTGRFFSDFDTESVIGLLLTVDENAAWPRVEEQMSHNKDFYIWRVLKEIYPRVNIERKKAIISHFLAQPSSLGSWNIRKLVEVIVGGELPDDFVVTALDGLPSVAQRAIKKYDDREEFEKYLRIVKAKWETTRKPPL encoded by the coding sequence ATGGCTGAGAAGGAAGGACTTTGGCAAATGGATCGCAACCGGATCATCAACAAGCTTGCGAAGGCCACAATTCAGGCGGACAAGCAGCGGACTACCTATCAAGTTTCGAAGGAGCTTGGGCGGGGCGGTAACGGAGTGGCCTTCGTCGTCAAATCTGCAACAAAAGAGCTGGTGGCAAAATTCTATATCCCGCCCGACGCGCGTGACCTAGACGAATCAGCCCTCAAGAGGTTTCAACGCGAGGCTGACCTGACGGCTAAGGTGGACCATCCTTACGTCCTTGCCTCCGAAGGCATCGGGACGGCCACTGTCGGCGCTTACAAGATACCGTTTTACCTGATGCGCCGGGCGTCCAAGACCTGGAGAGAATTATTGCCGCACGGCTTCGGCATAGGTAACCTGCGCGAACTCAAAACATTCCTGCGAGTAGCTCAGGGAGTAAGTTACCTGCATCACAAGGGAATTGTTCATCGAGACCTAAAGCCGCCGAATGTGCTGATTTTTGATGGCATTCCCAAGGTATCGGATCTTGGAATAGCGCATGTCATGCCCGAGTCTACCGACGATAGTCTATTGACACTCCCGGCTGAGAGGTTGATGAACAAAGATTACTATGCGCCTGAGCAACGTCATGGCGACGCCACGAAAGTGAATGCTCGTGCCGACATCTATGCCCTCGGCTGCATTCTTTATGAGCTCCTCTCAGGAATCTCGCCAACCCGACCCAATCTACCGCCATTAGCGGTTCTAGACAAAAGGCTGGAACCGCTTGACAAGATATTGAGCAGGATGATGGCGCATGATCCACAGAAACGCTACCGCTATCTAGACGAGGCAATCGAGGCGATCTTCTGGGCGCGATTGGAGATTGGCGACGTACCGGATGCTGCGCCCTCAACCTCAGACACAGACGAAGCCCTTTTACGGAAACTGCTCGGTAGTAATAACCGACTCCATCAAGAGGAAGCCATCAAGCCAGCCCTTCGACTCGGCCAAAGCGCACTTCCAATCCTGCATGAGGCACTGGGCAGCAGAAGATTGGATGTATCTTCAACCGCTTACGAAATATTGGGAGAGATCGTCCACGAGTCCTCAATTCCATACTTGGTTTCGGGACTGTATCCGCGTCGCACATCATCCAAACCACGCTTCCCGACCGGCAAAGTAGCGGCACTCGCCATTAGGAAATACTCTCCTGACGTGCGACTAAACGTGCTTGACACCATCTCGGACCTCGTAAGACCTGAGGACATATCGCAAATCATAGAGGGACTCGATTCTAAACAAGCCTTTAATCGAGTCGTAGCACTCGAAAGCACGGGCAGATTCTTTTCGGATTTCGATACGGAGTCTGTTATTGGCCTGCTGCTAACGGTAGACGAGAACGCTGCGTGGCCACGCGTCGAAGAGCAGATGTCGCACAATAAGGATTTCTACATTTGGAGGGTTTTGAAAGAGATTTACCCTCGCGTCAACATCGAGCGAAAGAAGGCAATAATCAGTCACTTCCTCGCACAACCATCGTCCCTGGGCTCGTGGAACATCCGAAAGCTCGTCGAAGTCATTGTCGGGGGCGAACTCCCGGATGACTTCGTTGTGACTGCATTAGATGGGCTCCCGTCAGTAGCGCAGAGGGCTATAAAAAAGTACGACGACAGAGAGGAGTTCGAGAAATATCTCCGAATTGTAAAGGCAAAATGGGAGACTACGAGGAAGCCTCCGCTGTAG
- a CDS encoding DUF6908 domain-containing protein, which yields MQTILDILKLAGGYRPTLYLKIENLPYMALVIEAIGTGPMGLPAISVAHYGEQNGDPMRDPEMCFELGLAGGAHLDPWYWRNDYMAVEQWSRNIVRDHYVHLIQLHEQHVRFAKTWDNNLRLQRFTDAFTDKSIRC from the coding sequence ATGCAGACCATCCTCGACATTCTCAAACTGGCCGGAGGCTATCGGCCCACGCTTTACCTCAAGATTGAAAACCTTCCCTATATGGCCCTTGTCATCGAGGCCATCGGAACGGGGCCGATGGGACTGCCTGCAATCTCTGTTGCTCATTATGGCGAACAGAACGGCGACCCGATGCGCGACCCGGAGATGTGCTTTGAGCTTGGACTCGCGGGAGGCGCACACCTTGACCCTTGGTACTGGCGTAACGATTACATGGCCGTCGAGCAGTGGAGCCGCAACATCGTCCGCGACCATTACGTGCATTTGATTCAGTTGCACGAGCAGCACGTCCGCTTTGCGAAGACGTGGGACAACAACCTGCGCTTACAGAGATTCACAGACGCTTTCACGGACAAGTCGATTCGTTGCTAG
- a CDS encoding argonaute/piwi family protein, giving the protein MKQDRSALPGYGKSAEPLLLFSPERPGDRDVHPLRGLVQYGPYSKNFINRVFDPIRVATIFPDGMNARVRALFDEFERSHNPQERKDYLIPFPGFRTVFGINLKPAAGGLHVVIPENADEIIHSSSHPHIALAQLITDAMTRLDTRRNEYDVLLIVLPDRWEDAFEGEDDGFDLHDHIKAINASRGTPTQFITESGALDYRCRASVMWRLSIALYCKAGGIPWKLADADPTSAFIGVSYALKFDPSGKVTFVTCCSQVFDADGAGLEFVAHETRDVHQDGDNPFLSRSEMRRIMARSLSLYQRRHGGQSPQKISVHKTTEFKKDEVEGCFDAFDSIAEVDLYQIKQEVPWHGILYENATSPAMYPCERGLYLPVDERELLVWTQGDVPQASSGKHFYKEGKGIPHPIAIRRFGGHGSWDAPVQSILGLTKMNWNNDQLYDRMPITLQYASKLAATMKSMPIVSSRPYELRLFI; this is encoded by the coding sequence ATGAAGCAAGATCGTTCGGCGCTTCCAGGATATGGGAAATCTGCGGAACCCCTCTTGCTCTTCAGTCCAGAGCGTCCGGGGGATCGTGATGTGCATCCGTTGCGTGGGCTTGTCCAATACGGCCCGTACAGCAAGAACTTTATCAATAGAGTTTTTGATCCAATCCGAGTAGCCACGATATTTCCCGACGGCATGAATGCACGCGTGAGAGCATTGTTCGATGAATTTGAACGCTCTCATAACCCACAGGAGCGGAAGGACTATCTGATTCCGTTTCCGGGCTTCCGTACAGTCTTTGGCATCAATCTGAAGCCTGCTGCGGGTGGATTGCACGTTGTGATCCCAGAGAACGCCGATGAGATCATCCACAGTAGTTCCCATCCTCATATCGCACTTGCGCAACTAATCACGGATGCGATGACACGGTTAGACACCCGGCGCAATGAGTATGATGTGCTCCTGATTGTGTTGCCCGACCGATGGGAAGATGCCTTTGAGGGAGAAGACGATGGGTTTGACCTCCATGACCACATCAAGGCAATCAATGCGTCTCGCGGAACGCCGACTCAATTCATCACCGAGAGCGGCGCATTGGATTACCGATGCCGTGCGAGTGTCATGTGGCGGTTGAGTATTGCACTGTACTGTAAGGCGGGTGGCATACCGTGGAAGCTTGCCGATGCGGACCCTACGTCGGCGTTCATTGGGGTCAGCTACGCGCTCAAATTCGATCCGAGCGGGAAGGTGACTTTCGTGACGTGCTGCAGCCAGGTCTTCGATGCGGATGGAGCGGGACTCGAATTCGTTGCGCATGAAACCCGCGATGTACATCAGGACGGTGACAATCCGTTCCTAAGCCGTAGCGAAATGAGGCGTATCATGGCCCGCAGTCTCAGTCTTTATCAGAGGCGGCATGGTGGCCAGTCTCCGCAGAAGATCAGTGTTCACAAGACGACGGAATTTAAGAAGGATGAAGTCGAAGGCTGTTTCGATGCCTTTGACTCGATTGCCGAAGTGGATCTCTACCAGATCAAGCAGGAGGTTCCGTGGCACGGCATTCTCTATGAGAACGCAACTTCACCTGCGATGTATCCCTGTGAACGCGGGCTCTATCTTCCTGTGGATGAGAGAGAACTATTGGTGTGGACACAGGGGGACGTTCCCCAGGCGTCCAGTGGAAAGCACTTCTACAAGGAAGGCAAAGGTATTCCGCATCCCATCGCCATCCGACGATTCGGCGGACACGGGAGCTGGGATGCTCCGGTTCAGTCAATCCTCGGGCTGACCAAGATGAACTGGAACAATGACCAACTCTATGACAGAATGCCGATCACATTGCAGTATGCCAGCAAGCTCGCTGCGACTATGAAATCTATGCCGATTGTCTCCTCACGTCCTTATGAGCTTCGTCTGTTCATCTAA
- a CDS encoding SIR2 family protein — protein MGIALILGAGASRGVSYAKTRDVPSPLDRDFFDLLQRLEPNGKDEQQIDRTLRWVQQLPIEYWRSMEKSFYTLHLRAYLRDKLNRPSQGKLIPKDDEDVVSTFVIAIGALLRAAHGTETCDFHRKLLSKLYLNDVVVSFNYDLVVERAMKALPRFSSIPFGNWLYGFSNRPKKWLGPTVFKMHGSFNWTMPETTGGSFGVRTRGWPELESAPGFTRFKREGTSYPIFLPFWDKRVEADPWREVWVKAFENLEKIDSVIVWGYSLPPTDVKAQLVFQLALSDRVFNLCVIDPSGPVRDRWRMMLPDAKFWEFETVEKFFDNVPRWWRDHPDGDPED, from the coding sequence ATGGGAATTGCGCTGATCTTGGGCGCTGGCGCGAGTCGAGGTGTAAGTTACGCCAAGACCAGGGATGTTCCATCTCCATTGGATCGGGATTTCTTCGACCTCCTGCAACGATTGGAGCCCAACGGGAAGGACGAGCAACAGATCGATAGAACGCTGCGGTGGGTGCAACAACTCCCGATAGAGTATTGGCGGTCCATGGAGAAGTCTTTTTACACGTTGCATCTCAGGGCGTATCTAAGGGACAAACTCAACCGGCCATCTCAGGGGAAGTTGATCCCGAAGGATGATGAAGACGTAGTCAGTACGTTCGTCATTGCGATTGGAGCGTTGCTTCGAGCCGCGCACGGCACCGAAACGTGCGACTTCCATAGGAAGTTGCTGTCAAAGCTCTACCTCAATGATGTCGTCGTTTCCTTTAACTATGATCTTGTAGTCGAGCGAGCGATGAAAGCGTTGCCGCGCTTCAGTTCGATCCCGTTTGGCAATTGGCTCTACGGGTTCTCGAACCGCCCGAAGAAGTGGTTAGGTCCGACCGTCTTCAAAATGCACGGGAGCTTCAACTGGACAATGCCGGAGACAACGGGTGGCAGCTTTGGGGTACGAACCCGAGGCTGGCCGGAGTTGGAGAGTGCTCCAGGCTTCACACGCTTCAAGCGGGAAGGAACTTCGTATCCGATTTTCTTGCCATTCTGGGACAAGCGGGTCGAGGCCGATCCCTGGAGAGAAGTGTGGGTAAAAGCCTTCGAGAATCTTGAAAAGATCGACAGCGTGATCGTGTGGGGCTATTCCTTGCCGCCTACCGACGTGAAAGCGCAACTTGTATTCCAACTCGCGCTTTCAGACCGAGTATTCAATCTTTGTGTGATCGATCCTTCAGGGCCTGTGAGGGATCGATGGAGAATGATGCTCCCTGATGCGAAATTCTGGGAGTTCGAGACGGTTGAGAAGTTCTTCGATAACGTGCCGCGCTGGTGGCGAGACCATCCGGACGGCGATCCGGAGGACTAG
- a CDS encoding oxidoreductase, which translates to MSQTWLITGSSRGLGRAFAEAVLTAGHNLVAGARNPQQLDDLKHKFGERIHPVVLDVTDEAQAKAAVDAAMSRFGALDVLVNNAGYGNVAPVEDTSLAEFRAQIETNLFGVIIMTKAVLPYFRERRGGYIVQVTSIAGRLGPIGRAPYAAAKFGVEGFSESLAKEIAPFGVKLTIIEPGGFRTDFAGSSTSLREGRSEYASTVGATIRFQRDYNGKQPGDPAKAANALLQLASLPDPPLRLLLGSDSYNAAEGSALAKLESDRKWKELSLSTDYSS; encoded by the coding sequence GTGTCTCAAACTTGGCTAATCACAGGTAGCTCTCGCGGACTCGGGAGAGCGTTCGCAGAAGCGGTACTCACGGCGGGTCACAATTTAGTCGCGGGCGCCAGGAATCCACAACAACTGGATGATCTCAAGCACAAGTTTGGAGAGAGAATTCATCCGGTCGTTCTCGATGTGACCGATGAGGCCCAGGCTAAAGCCGCAGTCGATGCTGCCATGAGTCGATTTGGCGCTCTCGACGTTCTTGTGAACAACGCCGGATACGGCAACGTGGCTCCAGTCGAAGACACATCGCTCGCAGAATTTCGGGCACAAATCGAAACTAATCTCTTCGGCGTCATCATTATGACGAAGGCTGTACTTCCATACTTCCGGGAGCGCAGAGGCGGATATATCGTCCAGGTCACGTCAATCGCAGGACGGCTCGGCCCAATAGGACGTGCTCCCTATGCGGCCGCCAAGTTTGGCGTTGAGGGCTTTTCGGAGTCGTTGGCGAAGGAGATAGCACCGTTCGGGGTCAAGCTGACGATCATCGAGCCAGGAGGCTTCCGCACTGATTTCGCCGGTTCTTCTACTTCACTTCGTGAGGGCCGCTCGGAATACGCATCAACCGTGGGGGCCACCATTCGTTTTCAGCGAGACTACAACGGCAAGCAACCCGGAGATCCCGCCAAAGCGGCTAACGCTCTTCTCCAACTCGCTTCACTACCTGATCCTCCGTTACGGTTGCTGCTAGGCAGCGACAGCTATAACGCTGCCGAAGGCAGTGCTCTAGCCAAACTCGAAAGTGACAGGAAATGGAAAGAGCTTAGCCTTTCCACGGATTATTCGTCGTGA
- a CDS encoding tyrosine-type recombinase/integrase, whose amino-acid sequence MKLHQSIEQYVEAKRTAGMSFTTGSSRLLSFCRQIGDVSLDTIRPDQIRNFLDGPRTSDLTWVAKYNLLRQFFLFWVARDLMCSLPMPPSRRPAKRPNITYIYSQEEIRRLLKSIRTSQANPSCRIDGRTLRTFLLFLYGTGALVSEAVRLTRDDIDLKRKVVIIRNNRLEPTRTLPLGSDMHEILRSYCNSHHGKSPGSRQFFLHKDGKRLAEDYLNCTFQRLRLRAGITRNDGVTQPPRMHDLRYTFAVHRLTSWHRHGADLNRMIPALSVYMGYMNLSASSRFLKLTPDRFRPQLDKLSPKRGKRRWRDNPALMEFLSKL is encoded by the coding sequence ATGAAACTCCATCAAAGCATCGAACAGTACGTGGAAGCGAAGCGGACCGCGGGGATGAGCTTCACCACCGGAAGCAGCCGCCTCCTTTCCTTCTGCCGTCAGATAGGCGATGTTTCGCTGGACACGATTCGCCCCGACCAGATCAGAAACTTTCTCGATGGCCCACGCACCTCGGACCTCACCTGGGTTGCCAAGTACAACCTGCTTCGCCAATTTTTCCTTTTCTGGGTAGCACGCGACCTGATGTGCTCTCTTCCGATGCCGCCATCACGCCGGCCTGCGAAACGACCCAACATCACCTACATCTATTCGCAGGAAGAGATTCGCCGATTGCTCAAAAGCATACGCACCTCCCAAGCTAACCCCAGTTGTCGGATTGATGGGCGCACCTTGCGCACCTTCCTGTTGTTCCTTTACGGCACAGGGGCTCTCGTGAGCGAGGCAGTGAGACTCACACGGGACGACATCGACCTAAAACGCAAGGTGGTTATCATCAGAAACAACCGTTTGGAGCCTACCCGGACCCTCCCGCTTGGCTCAGATATGCACGAAATCCTAAGAAGCTATTGCAACTCCCACCATGGAAAAAGCCCTGGAAGCAGGCAATTCTTTTTGCACAAAGATGGCAAGCGTTTAGCCGAAGACTATCTGAACTGCACCTTTCAGCGGCTTCGTCTCCGCGCGGGAATTACCCGCAACGACGGCGTCACTCAGCCGCCTCGTATGCACGACCTGCGCTACACATTTGCCGTTCACCGCCTCACGTCCTGGCATCGCCATGGTGCTGACCTTAACCGGATGATTCCGGCCCTCTCGGTGTATATGGGCTACATGAATCTCAGTGCCTCCTCCCGCTTCCTCAAGCTGACACCAGACCGTTTTCGTCCCCAACTCGACAAGCTCAGTCCGAAACGCGGCAAGCGTCGCTGGCGGGACAATCCCGCACTCATGGAGTTTCTATCGAAACTTTGA
- a CDS encoding ParB/RepB/Spo0J family partition protein, giving the protein METTAIATHNATQEVALTLLMESPTNPRQHFDESGLKELAETIGKVGVYQAILARPKDERLEIVFGARRYRASLLAGKETIPTVIREMSDAEVIEAQLVENLQRRDVHPMEEAEGYKRLLSLSDPTYTVEQMAAKVGKTPVYITTRLKLTDLCDAVAAAFYRNDIGVGHALLLAKLPTEVQEQGLTACFKEVYTNNGDKPARILLPVRNLRFWIETNVLLLLKDAPFDKRSAELIVTAGSCVDCPKRTGHNKLLFADLGKQDACTDPRCYQAKVQAHIAVIVAAKPKLVQISTDYRPQAEGSPVLSRSKYVELREDKPKDKEQAKSPMFKTCKHTTEAIVAEGEGQGTLQKVCTNADCPVHHPKAKKQTPQNVADNAKWKAEQEKRRKEQAISETTGIRVLSAIGAAVPVRLMKRDLLFVVERLAAMLDENRLAIVAKQHGIKKAKDSDSIEKLFAAFLRRAEESMLGRLTVELTIVLAAARNNAPSVLKEAATAYKVDTDAIASKVKQEFVAKEKAKKTAQSTTKAAKKAA; this is encoded by the coding sequence ATGGAAACAACCGCCATCGCCACCCACAATGCAACGCAGGAAGTCGCCCTTACTCTTCTCATGGAATCACCCACCAATCCGCGTCAGCACTTCGACGAAAGCGGCCTGAAAGAATTGGCTGAAACCATCGGCAAGGTCGGCGTCTATCAGGCCATCCTCGCCCGCCCCAAGGACGAACGCTTGGAGATTGTTTTCGGGGCGCGGCGGTATCGTGCCTCGCTGTTGGCCGGGAAAGAAACCATTCCCACGGTCATCCGCGAGATGAGTGATGCCGAAGTCATCGAAGCGCAGCTTGTCGAAAACCTCCAGCGCCGCGACGTTCACCCGATGGAGGAGGCCGAAGGCTATAAGCGGCTTCTCTCCCTGTCCGATCCCACTTACACCGTCGAGCAGATGGCGGCGAAGGTAGGCAAGACGCCGGTTTACATCACCACACGCCTCAAACTCACCGACCTCTGCGATGCCGTAGCCGCTGCGTTCTACCGCAACGACATCGGCGTGGGCCATGCGCTGCTGCTGGCGAAGTTGCCAACGGAGGTGCAGGAGCAAGGTCTAACCGCTTGCTTCAAAGAGGTCTACACCAATAATGGCGATAAGCCTGCACGGATACTGTTGCCCGTCCGCAATCTGCGTTTCTGGATTGAGACGAACGTGCTGCTGCTGTTGAAGGACGCACCTTTCGACAAGCGCAGCGCAGAGCTTATCGTCACTGCCGGAAGCTGCGTCGATTGCCCCAAACGTACCGGCCATAACAAGCTGCTGTTTGCCGACCTTGGCAAGCAGGACGCCTGCACCGACCCGCGCTGCTATCAGGCGAAGGTACAGGCGCACATCGCCGTCATCGTAGCCGCGAAGCCCAAGCTGGTACAAATCAGCACCGACTACCGGCCACAGGCGGAAGGTAGCCCGGTGCTCTCCCGTAGCAAGTATGTTGAGCTTCGGGAGGACAAGCCCAAGGACAAGGAACAGGCGAAGTCTCCGATGTTCAAAACGTGCAAGCACACCACCGAGGCCATCGTTGCCGAAGGCGAAGGGCAAGGCACCTTGCAGAAGGTATGCACCAACGCCGACTGCCCGGTGCATCACCCCAAGGCCAAGAAGCAGACGCCGCAGAACGTCGCGGATAATGCCAAGTGGAAGGCCGAGCAGGAGAAGCGGCGCAAGGAACAGGCCATCTCCGAGACGACCGGCATCCGCGTACTCTCTGCCATCGGCGCAGCCGTCCCGGTGCGGCTAATGAAACGCGACCTGCTGTTTGTCGTCGAGAGGCTGGCCGCGATGCTGGACGAGAACCGTCTCGCCATCGTCGCCAAGCAGCACGGCATCAAGAAGGCCAAGGACAGCGACTCCATCGAGAAGCTGTTTGCCGCCTTCCTGCGTCGTGCCGAAGAGAGCATGTTGGGACGGTTGACGGTCGAGTTGACCATCGTTCTTGCCGCCGCCCGCAACAATGCTCCTTCTGTGCTCAAAGAGGCCGCCACAGCCTATAAGGTGGATACCGACGCCATCGCTTCCAAGGTCAAGCAGGAGTTCGTCGCGAAAGAGAAAGCAAAGAAGACGGCGCAGTCCACAACTAAAGCCGCGAAGAAAGCAGCGTAG